The following nucleotide sequence is from Amia ocellicauda isolate fAmiCal2 chromosome 14, fAmiCal2.hap1, whole genome shotgun sequence.
CATATTAAACACCCGTTTCATGTAATACAGGCTACTACACAAGCAGATACTTTGATTGGGAGGCGTTTGATTCCGTGTGTATTTTACTCATGAGGCTCGTCTCATAATCATTGCAATAATAACACATGATGATCGTGTATATTTTAGATAAACAATTGCACAGGAGACATAGCGAATCAAGTGAACCAACACGTGTGCTATAGGAGAAGGATACCTATTGTAACTGCTTGCTTAATACGTTTAAAGTTTAAACTGGTGAATATGCATGCATATCTTACCTGCCAATGGAAAATGTCTTTGGGGTTGGGATTCATACTTGAATTGCCCGGACTAAACTATATTACACTGCCTTGTTATAGTTTTAATACGGACATTATTGTTTAAAACTACACTTCATAATGATTTGACTTGATGGTCAGCGTTtattcacacaaaataatacaatcagtaaAGTGGAATGAAATGTAACCCAGAATTCCTGTTGTCTTTTAGTGTGACGACACAGTGGACGAGTCTGAGGGTTTGGGTGAGTGTCTGTTTGGAGGACTTTTTACTGACTATAtgtaataacaattaatcatacAATccgttgggaaccactgctgtaAGGATGAGCTGGACTTGATCCTGGCTGATTTAACTGTGATTTGTGTTGATATTGTAGAGACGGTTGATCCCTGGCAGGTGATAATGGAGGACATCCAGGAAACCTTAGCGTCTCTCTCTCAAATGATGGCCCCAAACACCTTTTGCCTGAAGTGTCTGGAATACCTCAAGGTGAGAATTGAGCGTCTGTTGATGCCAAGACCGTCCGTTTCGTCTCCCGACAGAGTGCTTAACTGTGTGGCTTTTCTTCGGAGTTGTTTCTTCCAGGTTTTGTTCTGGAATTGCTTctaaaatgtgtgtattgtgtgattgtatatttgaatgtataGTAATTATCTTCTTTCTTTATTCAGTTCCTTTTAAGAACCAGCTGAAGTATGAGTGTCTATATGAGTAGTTTGTTGTTGAGGCTACTATGTGATGCACATTTTTCTGTTTGACAAATCTTCCTCCTGTGTTCCTCTGCTCAGCTGGCCCATCCGACCCTCGTCCTGCAGGCCGTGGAGAAAGTTCTGCGCAGCCAGATCGAAGACATCAGCTCCTCCACAGCCAGGAAGGTCATTGCTGTGGCTGCTAGACTGATGGGCAGCGATGCGGTGAGCCACTTGCTCCTGTCAGGCTCTTCCTGTTTTTTGTATAAAGATTCTTCTCACTCAGAGATGTGCCAGGAACACTGCTGTCCCCAGAAAGCCTTCTCAGACTCACGCCCTTCCTCTCGTCTTCCCCTGACCCAGAACATGCCTCTCGACACGAAGCAGGCAGCCAGTGACGTCCTGGTGGCCGTGGGATGTGGGTTTCCGGGGGAGGTCCTGCAAACCATGTGTGTCATCAGTGAAGATGTACAGCCAGAGATCATGTGGCTGAACACTCTGGCCCGTCTGTTACGAGCCAACGGTGAGTCTGCCTGCTCCTTCCATTCCTGAAGCCACTTTGTCAAAGGGGTTTCACCCCATGCTGGGACAGCATCTGTGCGCTGTAAGGGAACTGAGATGTGCCCTGTTTTCAACCCTAACCATCTGTTGTCTGTGTTTGCAGTGTCCGGCACGATGCCCCATCTTGGGAAGACCCTCACCGGTCTGCTGCCCAAGCTGGACGCTGCCAAAACAGTGGAGATGCACTCAGTGGAAGCCCACTCCAGGGCTCAGCTGCAGATGGCTCTGTGCTCAGGTGAGTGAGGGTGGCTGACTCCTGCAATGACAGATCCCCAAAGGGCGcccttgttcttctttttgtttACGGTTTAGTTCAGCGGAGCTCAGCTGTGAATCGTGTGTCTAGTGGAGAGTGACCCCAGTGTCTGTTTTTTGTCTCCCAGTGCTCACCAGCGCCTGCACCAGCCTCCAGGAGTATGTTTCTGGCCCCGGAGGGAGCGCTGACCCCACAATGAAGAAGCAGGACTTCGCTCCAGTCATTGACTCCGCCTTCAAAACCATTTTGAAGGGCTGGCTGGTGCTGGAGGGCAGGAACCTGCAGGTACGGGCCAGCGGGAAATGTCCGGAGGAGGGGGTGGTTGTTAAATATGGACTGGCAAAATATCCAGCTCCACACATGAGAATGTCTAGAGTCATCTAGTCACTTGTTCTGCGCTGTGACTCCTGTATGTGATCTTATGTCCTTCTGTCTGTGTAGTCGCTGAGGCTTCAGGAGACGCTCGTCGGTGCCTTGGCTGCCATGTCGCCCCTGCTGAGCCCTGAGACTCTGCAGGCCAATGTGACCCAGCTGGTCGCCGCTTCGGTGGAGGTGTACAAGCACAGCTCCAACGGTGAAGCCCTGGGCCAGGTAGGACTTTCTCTGCTGTCTGGGGTAACAGGGGTGGGCGAGATCAGACCGGCTCCAGATTAAGGGCTTGGTTTTATGTTTAACATCAGGATCAGGGTTGGGGTTGGTTTGGTTTATTGTTTTGGAGTCCATGTTAACAGCTCAGCCGGATTCCAGGTCTGTGAACCGgcccacagtgcagtgtgagtcagcagctgtgtttctttattattattattatttttcttattcagAACGTGCGACAGATTCTGTTGGCAGCCTTGGAGCCGGGCTTCACTTCGCACCATGTGGCCATCTACTCCTCCGTGGACAGACTGCTGCGCGCGCTGCACCAAGAGGTAGGTCCCGCTCTGCGGAGCAGCCGAGACGCACCGACACAAGGCTCCCGTGCAGCCGAGCGGCGCTTCCCCCTCGGTACGCAGTGACCGTGTCTTTCTCCTTCAGATCTGCGCCCGTCAGGAGACACGGCCGCCCGTGGACGAGGACAACGCGGTCCTGTCATCACTAACGCTGCTGGGTACGTCTCAgtctttaataagttctttatcCAATTCTATACTTCATTTAAACCACCTACTGTTTCAAATAATTacaaggctctgatttaggaaatgattagttcagttaagggttcaattaagtaattgagagctcagcagGGTGGGTTGGGAGCCACTGTTGATGCAATGAAGGCTTTCGCaggcgtctctctctgtggtccCAGGAGAGAGTGCGCTGGCCTGTGTTGTGACCTCACTGCTCTGCCTGCCTTTTTCCTACAGCCAACGCCTTCCCAAAGAAGGTGGCCAAATTCATCGTTGGGCAGCTGAAGAGCAGCAGTGAGCCGGGCCGGGCCGGGTCCGCGGCAATGCTGGCCCACCTCCTCCGCGCCGCAGGTACCGTCCTCTCCCCCGTCCTGTCCCGCTGCGCTACAGCGCTCTCTGCTGTCTGACCTCCTGCTGTCATCGAAACTCGTGACAAGCATTTTAATAGACAAGGCCTCGGTCACGCGGTTTAACGACGCATGCGTTGTAATATAGCGTGTTATTGTGAGGAAATCGAATGCCACGGTGTCGTGTTGCTGTTGCTTGTACTGTAGTTGTTGTAATTGTCTCTGATACTTGCTCTGACTAGCACTAAACTTATTGTATACTGTGATGTATTGTTTCATACCTTCTTATTGTCTTGTAATTCTTTGTGTATATTGTGTTTACAGTTGTAAATCGTTGTAAGGTCATCTGCtcagacataaataataaactctATGGCAACTATCGGATTAGAAATATCAATTATAATCAGGAAGACGGAATAAACAGACTTGCATAATTATGAGCAGAAGACTTCAAATACACTATAGACGGCTTGTTCAATTTGTTCAATCTATAAATATTTTAGTATATATTCCTTTTAGGGTAGAATATCAAAACAACTTTTccaaagcatttattttcatcagTGAGCCTCTTTTGGCTGCcgttgttataataataatgaatattttgttttctaatgcaGTAAATCTTTGGACATTTGCTTTGGACATTTCTGACGCTCTggcactttttaaattaaatctaatactttttaaattgaattggcCTTCATAACCGCTtaagtaaaatataaacaaaacccAAAGTGACGTCTACCGACCCGGCGCAATCCGATTACATCAGCCACGGATACCGAGAGAACCTGCCATGTGGTGTTGTTTTCCGATTACCAAACCTGATCCTGCCGAATCCGTTACAGGGAAGGCCGATTCCTTGGCGCCACGGGGGCCCGGTGAGCCCTCCTTCTACGGCCCCTCCAGCACCATCTTCTGCAAGATCCTGGAGGGCAGACGAGCCCAGCTGAAAGAGCAGGTCAGGGCCAGTTTGGAGTCTCTCACGCCCGCTGTGTTTCCTCTCGCTGCGCTGGGCGGCAGACTGAGTGCATGTCTCCTCTGTCCTCCAGGTCCCTGAGATCCTGCACGCTGTGCAGCCCTGCCTGCCCCACCTGACTGACCGGCAGCTGAGAGTGGTCGCCCACATCGTGTCCCAGTGCCCGGAGGAGCTCACCAAGGCGCTGCTGAACGAAGCCCTGCCGCTGGACCGGTGAGCCCCACAGAAGCGCCTCTCTCACAGTGACTGTCTGCAGTGCTGATTGGCTCGTGTGTCACGTCAAGGAGCTCCCGTGTGTCTCTgactcactgtgtctctgtctcccacAGCTCCAGCCGTGTGCTGTGGAGGGCCTTGGGATCTGAAAGCAAGATGTCCCGCAGGCTGCTGGCTTTCCTCATGAGGAAGCTGCCCAGGGACCCGGctgaggactgtgtgtccgctgCGCGCCGGACCCTCGCTGTGAGTCCCCAGACACTTACTCACTGTGTAAACCAGGCCGGGAACATCGCAGGACTTTTCATTCACTGATGTTTCCACTGACCTGTCCGTGATCTACTGACTCTCCAGAAAGCAGTACAGAGGGGCTCTGAATGGGGTGCCTTTTCTCTGACTGTGATCCTGTGTGTCTCTCCCGGTGTCAGGTGACCACTGCCGTGCAAGAACTGCTGGCCGTCGCAGGGAGGACGGGGGCCTTTCAGAGGGTCTTTCCCCGGCTGTTTGGGGCCCTGCTTCTCCACACGGACTGCAGAGAGGAGATCCCACAGGAGGCCGGCACCCCCAGCCAGGACACGCCAAGAGAACCAAGTATATCCAGGTGAGCAGGTCGTACTGAGTGCCGTCTCGCTGGGCAGACCCACAGGGTGTCTGTTCACAGTGTGGTCCCTGATGGAGCCGTCAGTACCTCGctggtctgtgtgtgagtgacctGAGCGGCCAGGAGGGCCACAGTGAGAGACGCACTTGATTCTGCTGAGTGTTGGTGCTCTGCAGACActggataaaattaacttttttggccactagccactgtgtctggtagaaggaaaacacttaccagccacttggtatttttaccagccaaaggcaaacatcaccagaaatgcatgagggtgcgtaaatgtgtggtgaacatgttaaaacgtggcatttattcaggtaattcaTCAATCACCATAACAGAAGCTaactgcacacctgtatagactagacaggtgtgtatgaggaaaaggatctggatagaaaacatgctcccacacagtttctacttgcaagtgttataaggtcttgaTTGCCTTCTGTTGAGtgataacacttgctagtagagactgtgcgggagcatcgttttcaaatgaatcaatcacatgcAATAACACGGCAGCTgctggggatctgtataaacacaccaacacatgagaaggggtgttaatgacacattattgctcttcatactcctcttcttcttcagtgcttctcccttctctgggtttctgcacgtcattaaaaggatttcattggattggctagatattcatagagtcacggtctgtggtatatatatatatatatatatatatatatatatatatatatataggaatgaAGACAGACAGtgacgtcctttccattggtcaatacgaTGCACGCCAGCAGAGACgcgatgtaaacaaaccgcacgtttctcttcagcagaatctccacTACGCAGGAAAAAATGCatgtctctatcgcaaatcaTTTCAGCAGAAATGTATATggtgtaattgatgcaattgatgaatacttttCTAACAacaattttgttaaataaatatctacgtaaaaatacattattagaagacgtatggaaatggcataagacagcagacctgtcaactctcacaCACCTCGTGTCAGACTCGTGTTGTCCCGACATTAGCACAACTTTTAGTTCATTTGTCAcaaattcaaattaactataaaggttgtgactatttgttttataagggaatattttgcaattacagctgtaattaaccgaccaatatgtttttctttttcattttttatacattttcattcagttgcattcagtttagcaatgtgagctgcgatgaaaatgccttaacgttagcgtccttgtggcaatgtgttccggtcacaacagcgaaatacaaaatgtataagacctatctagctaatttatacaatgtacttgactaaacgattgactttcACTCTCCAAAGCACACACTCAGACTGCTGCTCTGCGCTCAGAAACATAACTGTGCGTTTGAGTTCCAGCGAATacagaattaatacatacaCTAGGGTTGGCCGTGTGCCGGCTCCGGTGTGGAGCTCATCGGAGCgctctggagccggagctgaggtcacggagctgctccactcttcCCCCTTCCATTACCCAGATATTAAGTCCacttttcttaaattaacaacatgtataacttcataggtattgttttgtattgggggttataaaataagatcagttctcactccagctatttgtacataatacattttttattaattgtaattatatgacaccttcactttctcacaccTGTCACTTTCTAGAAGTGATGctataatctcagggcatctctcataaacctcatgcaaaagaagtaaagtccattttaactgtaaagttttaagtatttccaaattattttattccaagcaaattcttcatctgcctaaattaacctcattttatagccgtctgttatctgaaatgtcctgactagtttgtccagaagttggttgccagggagttaaggtcacatgcagagtcatgccccctgcaccttgtttgccacttttaagatacgAAAATACTGGAcccctggtgggggggggggggggatgcgaAATGTCAACcacaaaagtatgtggacacctgctcctcagacatctcattccaaaatcatgggcatgaatatggagttggtcccccctttgatgcaataactgcctccactcttctgggaagactttccactagatgctggaacattgttgaggggatttcagacacaagagcattagtgaggtcgggcgccgatgttgggcgatcaggcctggctcacagtcggcttttccattcatcccaaaggtgggatggggttgaggtcggggctctgtgcaggtcactcaagttcttccacaccaatctcgacaaactatttctgtcaggacctcactttgtgcacggcttgtcatgctgaaacaggaaagggcttccccaaactgttgccacaaatttGGAGGTGCAAATTCACCCAGAATGTCACTGTAGGCTGTAGCGTTacgatttcccttcagtgggacaaaggggccgagccctgagaccattattcctcctccaaactttacagttggtctatgcattcgTGCAGGCAGCGTTCTCCTGGCATGTGAAACATGCCGACTAAAAGTTGAGTCCCCGTACACTTGTTGGCAGCCCGCCAAAGTGGCTGGTAAAATTGACATTTACCCGCCACGGGCTAAATCTACCCACATTTGgcgggtgttaattttattccctgtCTACAGCactgtcctctcctctctccacagagagatCGTACTGGCACTGAAGGCCCTTCTGGCCCGGGCCAAGCTGAGGAAGGCGACCGATCAGCTAAAGCAGGAGGCGGCCTGGGCGAAACTGCAGAGCCCTGACAGCCACCCCGAGGGCGTCCGTCTCCTGGCCAGGTACGGGTCTCCAAACCAGCCTGTCATTCGGGGCTTCCCTTTGTCTACTCCGTTCCCGAGATCGGTTATCTATTGTCTCATTACGGCTGTCCCTTTATCCTCCAGGGCCATGGTTGAGCACGCCGGCCCGCAGCTCCCTGGCATCATGGAGGTCCTCGTCCCTTCCCTGAGCTCTGACCGGGAGCAGCACAGAGTGACGGCCACTGCCTTCTTCTCCGAGGTGAGTATGTGGCTGAGGGCTGCTCTCACTGCGCCTCGCTCTGCTGTCTTGCAGCTGCTGGGCGGCTCGGAGAAGCCACTACTGAAGAGTTTGAAGCGCCGAGCCCAGGACCCCTGTGTGCGCGTCAGGCTGCTGCTTTTCCAAGGCATAGAGAGATCCACAGCTGCCCAGGTAAGGACTTGTGCTGGATGCCCAGTGCGGACGGGGACGTGGGGATGAAGccgctctgtctgtgtgttaaacagtgaagagagagatgcatgttTCAATTCCAAAGCCACCACTCTGTGTGCAGGTGACAGAACACGGCCGGGAGCTGCTCGCCATCCTCCGCTCTGGCCTGCAGGACACGGACGTGGCGGACAGGCAGGCGGTCCTGGCAGCTCTGTCCGCCCTCTCACACGTTCTGCCCCACCTGAGACGGCACAGCGTCAGCCGGGATGTCGCTGCAGATGTCCTGCGAAGGATCACTGCGCTCTGGGAAAAAGTGAGTCGCTGTTTAAGGCTGCGGTGTCCGTGCAGGCTGTCGTGCTCAGTGTTTCACAGGCTGTGCTGTCGCCACTCTGTGCCTGACCTTCTCTGCTTGTTTTCAGGATGATGCAGAGCTGCACTGTGCCTGCGCCACCGTGCTGGGGAACCTGTGCAGGTGCCCGGCAGTGACAGCCCACCTCAAACGTGAACTGCAGGTGGCCCTGGTGCAGCTGGCGCTTCACCTGCGAGACCCCAACCCTGAGGTGACCCAGGTAAGAGCAGATCAGACACCACCCGGGCAGCAAACCCAGGAGGGGCTGCAGGGGCTTTTAAGAATATCAGAAGAGTTACAGACGTCCTGCTGTCGGATTGTGCCGCTGTGtcctggcatcagtgcccagTGTTGAGTCTCAGCTCGTGTGTTTGTGCAGGCCTGCCTCTGGACCCTGAACAACAGCATCTGGGTTCTAGATCTGAACATTGTCAGGACGCTGATCTCCACGAACCAGGACAGAGGGGCGCTGTTCGTAGACGGCTTTCTGGAGGACCTGGCCGCGTTCTTGGTGAGGACCAGTTCAGCCAATCCCACTGTCTCACATGAGTTTGGCTCCTGCAACACGCAGGGCCGAGGCACACACGTGTGACGTTGTGTATGAAGgacagagatgcacagagaTGTTTGTGGCTCTTGAGTTACAGGTCTGCTGAGAGTCCCCGAATCTGACTCCTTGTCTTTTCCAGGCATCTGATTTCCCCGAGGCGCTGGACGGGGCCTTCAGCTGCGTCCTGGACTGTTTGAACAGCCGCTCTCCTGCAGTCAGAGCCAACGCCGCCGTATTCACAGGTGAGGAGATGAGACGCCGGGGGAGGATGTGGGCCCATGATGGAGCGCACAGGCGATTGGTATCGATTCTGTAACGCCACTGAAATGTTTCTGTGGATCTGATGGCAGCCAGGGTGACATTGTCTTGCTGCTCTAGACCTCTGTGTTGAGTTGTGACTCGGTGTTGCTCTCTCTTGTCCACAGAGTCCCTGATTAATAAGAACCTCCTGGGACGCCGACAGTGGCAGGAGGTGGTCCGTGCTCTGACGCGGGCCAAGCAGGAGGAGAGCGACGCCCTGGCTAAGAGCTGCACTGCCCAGGCCCTGGAGAACTGCTCCGCCTCCCAGTGCCAGAGCGCAGCGACGCAGCCCGTGTGGAAGAGGCTCTTCAGCCCACAAGGAGACGGGAGGAGATTAGGTCGCACTCTGCCGTCTGAGCTGAATGACTGTGTGCCTGAGCCCCCGCTCGCTAATGAGGTGCCATGAGGGACAcaatactgagacgcactatatagacgcactatatagacacactatatactgagacgcactataaagacacagtatatactgagacgcactatatagacacagtatatactgagacgcactatatagacacagtatatactgagacgcactatatagacgcactatatagacgcactatatagacacagtatatactgagacgcactatatagacacagtatatactgtgagacgcactatatagacacagtatatactgagacgcactatatagacacagtatatactgtgagacgcactatatagatacagtatatactgagacgcactatatagacacagtatataccgagacgcactatatagacagtatatactgagacgcactatatcgacgcagtatatactgagacgcactatatagacgcagtatatactgagacgcactatatagacacactatatactgagacgcactatatagacgcagtatatactgagacgcactatatagacactatatactgagacgcagtatatactgagacgcactatatagacgcagtatatactgagacgcactatatagacacactatatactgagacgcagtatatactgagacgcactatatagacgcagtatatactgagacgcactatatagacgcagtatatactgagacgcactatatagacacactatatactgagacgcagtatatactgagacgcactatatagacgcagtatatactgagacgcactatatagacacactatataccgagacgcactatatagacacagtatatactgagacgtactatatagacacagtatatactgtgagacgcactatatagacacagtatatactgagacgcactatattgacacagtatatactgagacgcactatatggacatagtatatactgagacgcactatatactgagatgcactaTATACTAAGACATACAGACTATATACTAAGACGCACCATATACTGAGGCGCACAATATAGATCCACTATATAATGACAAGTAtaggtctctgtgtctctgttcctggtctgtctctgtttctctccatGTCTGTCCGCGTGTGCTCGTGTGTCCACAGGTGTCCAGACCGCTGCTCTGTTGCTCGGCTCAACTGCCGGGCCGCTGTGTGGAAGAGCCGCATCAGGTCCCGGAGACGCCCAGACACCTGTGGACACACGGGCACACGCGGACAGACatggagagaaacagagacagaccaGGAAACGGAGACCTGGATTCAAACAGGGGGGTCTGGCTCAGAGTGGGCAACAACACAGCTGAAGGTCCTCTATTTAAACGAGATGGTCAGCTCCCCCTTTTCTTCTGTCTTTGAGCTGCAATGCATTATGGGAGTCACACAGAGTTCCGGTGAGGCTTTTCTTCTATGC
It contains:
- the LOC136767434 gene encoding maestro heat-like repeat-containing protein family member 1, giving the protein MEDIQETLASLSQMMAPNTFCLKCLEYLKLAHPTLVLQAVEKVLRSQIEDISSSTARKVIAVAARLMGSDANMPLDTKQAASDVLVAVGCGFPGEVLQTMCVISEDVQPEIMWLNTLARLLRANVSGTMPHLGKTLTGLLPKLDAAKTVEMHSVEAHSRAQLQMALCSVLTSACTSLQEYVSGPGGSADPTMKKQDFAPVIDSAFKTILKGWLVLEGRNLQSLRLQETLVGALAAMSPLLSPETLQANVTQLVAASVEVYKHSSNGEALGQNVRQILLAALEPGFTSHHVAIYSSVDRLLRALHQEICARQETRPPVDEDNAVLSSLTLLANAFPKKVAKFIVGQLKSSSEPGRAGSAAMLAHLLRAAGKADSLAPRGPGEPSFYGPSSTIFCKILEGRRAQLKEQVPEILHAVQPCLPHLTDRQLRVVAHIVSQCPEELTKALLNEALPLDRSSRVLWRALGSESKMSRRLLAFLMRKLPRDPAEDCVSAARRTLAVTTAVQELLAVAGRTGAFQRVFPRLFGALLLHTDCREEIPQEAGTPSQDTPREPSISREIVLALKALLARAKLRKATDQLKQEAAWAKLQSPDSHPEGVRLLARAMVEHAGPQLPGIMEVLVPSLSSDREQHRVTATAFFSEVSMWLRAALTAPRSAVLQLLGGSEKPLLKSLKRRAQDPCVRVRLLLFQGIERSTAAQVTEHGRELLAILRSGLQDTDVADRQAVLAALSALSHVLPHLRRHSVSRDVAADVLRRITALWEKDDAELHCACATVLGNLCRCPAVTAHLKRELQVALVQLALHLRDPNPEVTQACLWTLNNSIWVLDLNIVRTLISTNQDRGALFVDGFLEDLAAFLASDFPEALDGAFSCVLDCLNSRSPAVRANAAVFTESLINKNLLGRRQWQEVVRALTRAKQEESDALAKSCTAQALENCSASQCQSAATQPVWKRLFSPQGDGRRLGRTLPSELNDCVPEPPLANEVP